The Anaerolineae bacterium region GCCGGCTGACGGCGTATGGTCGGACACAATGATGTGCCCGACATTGTTCTGTCAGGCGGTCCCCGGGCAGGCGGATGTTGGGCGGACGTACAACGACCATCAGGAGGAACAGAAACAAATGGCTATCGTCACAATGAAAGCACTGCTCGAAGCCGGCGTCCACTTCGGACACCGCACCCGCCGTTGGAATCCGAAGATGAAGTCGTACATCTTCACGGAGCGCAACGGCATCCACATCATTGACCTGCAGCAGACCGTCGCACAGTTGGAAAAGGCCTATGCGCTGGTGCGCGATACCGTGAGCAAAGGGGGCATCGTGCTCTTCGTTGGCACCAAGCGCCAGGCCCAGGAGACCATCGAGGAGCAGGCCAAGCGCTGCGGCATGCCCTATGTCAATGAGCGCTGGCTGGGCGGCACCCTGACGAACTGGGTCACCATCCGCCGGCGGATTGACAAGCTCATCGAGATGGAACAGCAGTTGGCCAGCGGCGAGTTCAGCCGGCTGACCAAGAAAGAAGCCCTGTCCAAACAGCGGCTCATCGCCAAGCTTCAGCGCCGGCTGGGCGGCCTGCGCGATATGCACCGCCTGCCCGACATCGTCTTTATCACCGACACCACCCGAGAGGAGCTGGCGGTCAAAGAAGCCAATCGTCTGGGCATCCCCATCATCGCGATGGTGGATACCAACAGCGACCCAGACCCGATTGATATCTGCATCCCCTCCAACGACGATGCCATCCGCGCCATCAAGCTCATCGTCGGCAAGATCGCGGACGCGGTGATCGAGGGCCAGAACCTGCGGGCTACCCTGCAGGCGGAGGCCGAGGAAGAGGAAGAGATTGAGGAAATCCCGGAGGCGGAAGGGGATGAGCGCTATCTGGCGCCTGATTTGTTGGCCCGGGTGAAGGCCGGCGAGTTCGGCGGCGAGTCCGAGTCCGAGGACGAGGGCGAAGACGAGGAGTGGGAGGACGAGGACATCCCCGCCGCCGAGCTGGCGGATGACGAGGATGAGGGCGAGGAAGAGAAAGAGGAAGAGGAAGAATAATACTGCCACTGCAGGAGGATATACTACCGTGACTGTTTCGACCGAAGACATCAAGCAACTGCGTGCAATGACCGGTGCCGGCATCCTGGAGTGCCGCAAGGCGCTGGAAGAGGCCGGCGGCGATCTGAATAAGGCCGTGGAAATCCTGCGCGAGAAGGGCGTGGCCAAGGCCGCCAAAAAGGCCGACCGCGAGGCGCACGAGGGCATTATCGGGCATTACGTGCACACCGGTGCCCGCGTGGCGGCGCTCGTCGAGCTGAACTGCGAGACGGATTTCGTCGCCCGCACGCCCGAGTTCCAGCAGTTGGCGCATGACCTGGCGATGCAGGTTGTGGCCGCCAGCCCGCAGTACATCCGGCCGGAGGACATTCCGCCCGAGGTGCTGGAGCGGGAGAAGGCGATCTACCGCGCCCAGCTCGCCGATTCGGG contains the following coding sequences:
- the rpsB gene encoding 30S ribosomal protein S2, with protein sequence MAIVTMKALLEAGVHFGHRTRRWNPKMKSYIFTERNGIHIIDLQQTVAQLEKAYALVRDTVSKGGIVLFVGTKRQAQETIEEQAKRCGMPYVNERWLGGTLTNWVTIRRRIDKLIEMEQQLASGEFSRLTKKEALSKQRLIAKLQRRLGGLRDMHRLPDIVFITDTTREELAVKEANRLGIPIIAMVDTNSDPDPIDICIPSNDDAIRAIKLIVGKIADAVIEGQNLRATLQAEAEEEEEIEEIPEAEGDERYLAPDLLARVKAGEFGGESESEDEGEDEEWEDEDIPAAELADDEDEGEEEKEEEEE
- the tsf gene encoding translation elongation factor Ts gives rise to the protein MTVSTEDIKQLRAMTGAGILECRKALEEAGGDLNKAVEILREKGVAKAAKKADREAHEGIIGHYVHTGARVAALVELNCETDFVARTPEFQQLAHDLAMQVVAASPQYIRPEDIPPEVLEREKAIYRAQLADSGKPAEVIEKIVEGKLQKFYEEACLLNQPFIKDGNITVGELITQAIAKMGENIVVRRFVRFSVGE